In Lepisosteus oculatus isolate fLepOcu1 chromosome 28, fLepOcu1.hap2, whole genome shotgun sequence, the following proteins share a genomic window:
- the LOC107079276 gene encoding multimerin-2-like isoform X1, producing the protein MLSLAQMALMGVLLLSSTRETLMEETKIVELTKKVEHLESELEGMKKQLSGQQIDSAYYNNLHQNAAGSTCSSAAPPVYFFFSYPKPVTGAVDVIKFSHEFVNIGNAYNSVTGIFACPVTGVYQLFFSTNFGRREATNLWLVKDGQKVLISHMDLPANTTGNLVMALLELRKGSHVWVTQEVGHSWSDVPYHTIYFGGYLLHALPEKANA; encoded by the exons ATGCTGTCATTAGCTCAAATGGCCTTGATGGGGGTGCTGCTTCTGTCCTCCACCAGAGAGACTCTGATGGAGGAAACCAAAATAGTG GAACTGACAAAGAAAGTGGAGCACCTGGAGTCGGAGCTGGAGGGGATGAAAAAGCAGCTCAGCGGTCAG CAGATTGACAGCGCATACTACAACAACCTCCACCAGAATGCAGCAGGCTCCACCTGCAGCTCAG CTGCCCCGCCTGTCTACTTCTTCTTCTCCTACCCCAAACCCGTGACCGGCGCCGTGGACGTCATCAAGTTCAGCCACGAGTTCGTGAACATCGGCAACGCCTACAACAGCGTGACCGGCATCTTCGCCTGCCCCGTCACGGGCGTCTACCAGCTCTTCTTCTCCACCAACTTCGGCCGCAGGGAGGCCACGAACCTGTGGCTGGTGAAGGACGGGCAGAAGGTGCTGATCAGCCACATGGACCTGCCGGCCAACACCACGGGCAACCTGGTCATGGCCCTGCTGGAGCTGCGCAAGGGCAGCCACGTCTGGGTGACACAGGAAGTCGGACACTCCTGGTCAGACGTTCCCTACCACACCATATACTTCGGGGGATACCTGCTGCATGCCCTGCCGGAGAAAGCGAATGCCTGA
- the LOC107079276 gene encoding multimerin-2-like isoform X2, whose translation MLSLAQMALMGVLLLSSTRETLMEETKIVELTKKVEHLESELEGMKKQLSGQIDSAYYNNLHQNAAGSTCSSAAPPVYFFFSYPKPVTGAVDVIKFSHEFVNIGNAYNSVTGIFACPVTGVYQLFFSTNFGRREATNLWLVKDGQKVLISHMDLPANTTGNLVMALLELRKGSHVWVTQEVGHSWSDVPYHTIYFGGYLLHALPEKANA comes from the exons ATGCTGTCATTAGCTCAAATGGCCTTGATGGGGGTGCTGCTTCTGTCCTCCACCAGAGAGACTCTGATGGAGGAAACCAAAATAGTG GAACTGACAAAGAAAGTGGAGCACCTGGAGTCGGAGCTGGAGGGGATGAAAAAGCAGCTCAGCGGTCAG ATTGACAGCGCATACTACAACAACCTCCACCAGAATGCAGCAGGCTCCACCTGCAGCTCAG CTGCCCCGCCTGTCTACTTCTTCTTCTCCTACCCCAAACCCGTGACCGGCGCCGTGGACGTCATCAAGTTCAGCCACGAGTTCGTGAACATCGGCAACGCCTACAACAGCGTGACCGGCATCTTCGCCTGCCCCGTCACGGGCGTCTACCAGCTCTTCTTCTCCACCAACTTCGGCCGCAGGGAGGCCACGAACCTGTGGCTGGTGAAGGACGGGCAGAAGGTGCTGATCAGCCACATGGACCTGCCGGCCAACACCACGGGCAACCTGGTCATGGCCCTGCTGGAGCTGCGCAAGGGCAGCCACGTCTGGGTGACACAGGAAGTCGGACACTCCTGGTCAGACGTTCCCTACCACACCATATACTTCGGGGGATACCTGCTGCATGCCCTGCCGGAGAAAGCGAATGCCTGA